In Triticum urartu cultivar G1812 chromosome 6, Tu2.1, whole genome shotgun sequence, the following proteins share a genomic window:
- the LOC125514667 gene encoding uncharacterized protein LOC125514667 — MLRLRRGVLAQVLSSLSASPVSPLHCLISAAAPAISPNPSFAVEEYLVSTCGLTRPQALKASAKLSHLKSPANPDAVLAFLAGLGLSDADVAALVAKDPKFLCAGVERTLAPVVVGLTGLGLSRPEIARLVSLARYSFRYRSIVSKLQYYMPLFGSFENLLRALKRNFYLHSADLDDVVKPNVALLRECGLGACDIAKLCISQPWLLAANPERVQAMVECAENIGVPRASRMFRHALHAVAFLSEDKIAARVKYLKNTFRWTDAEVGMAVSKYPTVLNRTKEFLQRRSEFLISDLGLEPAYIAHHPLMLAYSLEGRLRPRYCVVTFLKENGLLDHGRDYYYAVKMTEKVFMEKFICPHKDAAPYLAEDYVAACRGELPARFRFT; from the coding sequence atGCTCCGGCTCCGTCGCGGCGTCCTCGCCCAGGTCCTCTCGTCTCTCTCCGCCTCTCCCGTATCCCCTCTCCACTGCCTcatctccgccgccgcgcccgccaTCTCCCCAAACCCTAGCTTCGCCGTGGAGGAGTACCTCGTCTCCACCTGCGGCCTCACCCGACCCCAGGCCCTCAAGGCCTCCGCCAAGCTCTCCCACCTCAAGTCCCCCGCCAATCCCGACGCCGTGCTCGCCTTCCTCGCCGGCCTCGGCCTCTCCGACGCCGATGTCGCAGCTCTCGTTGCCAAGGACCCCAAGTTCCTCTGCGCCGGCGTCGAGAGAACCCTGGCCCCCGTCGTCGTCGGGCTCACCGGCCTCGGCCTCTCGCGTCCTGAGATCGCACGCCTCGTCTCGCTCGCCCGTTACAGCTTCCGCTATAGATCCATCGTCTCCAAGCTGCAGTACTACATGCCTCTCTTTGGGTCCTTTGAGAATCTCCTCCGAGCCCTCAAGAGGAACTTCTACCTTCACTCGGCTGACCTCGATGATGTGGTCAAGCCCAACGTCGCGTTGCTGCGGGAGTGCGGGCTAGGTGCCTGTGATATTGCCAAGCTATGCATCAGTCAACCATGGCTTCTCGCCGCCAACCCCGAGCGTGTCCAGGCGATGGTGGAATGCGCTGAAAACATAGGTGTGCCCCGTGCCTCTAGGATGTTCAGGCATGCGCTGCACGCTGTTGCATTTCTCAGCGAGGACAAGATCGCAGCCAGGGTGAAGTACTTGAAGAACACCTTCAGGTGGACGGATGCTGAGGTAGGCATGGCTGTTTCTAAGTATCCAACGGTGCTGAATAGGACTAAGGAGTTTCTGCAGAGAAGGTCAGAGTTCCTGATCTCTGATTTGGGGTTGGAACCGGCATACATTGCTCATCACCCGCTAATGCTCGCGTACAGCCTGGAGGGGAGGCTAAGGCCCCGATACTGCGTTGTAACTTTTCTTAAGGAAAATGGATTGCTAGATCATGGTCGAGATTACTATTATGCAGTTAAGATGACTGAGAAGGTATTCATGGAGAAGTTCATATGCCCTCACAAGGACGCTGCACCATACCTTGCTGAAGACTATGTAGCGGCTTGCAGAGGGGAATTGCCGGCTAGATTCAGATTTACATGA
- the LOC125515712 gene encoding uncharacterized protein LOC125515712 has translation MLLRLRCYILTQLLSSPSASPASQLHRLFSAAAPGASPNPSFAVEEYLVATCGLTRPQALKASAKLSHLRSPANPDAVLAFLAGLGLSDADVAALVARDPQFLCASVERTLTPVAAGLSGLGLSRSDIARLASLAAHKFRQKSVLSKLQYYLRLFGTSHNFLRVMKFSNILSHSIERVVKPNVAYLRECGLQDCDIAKFCIQRPRMIISNPEHVQAMVACAENIGVPRASGMFRHALQAVAFLGEEEITVRVGYLKSTFRWTDAEVGMAVSKFPPLLRGSEKSLQRRFEFLISEVGLESAYIAQRPVMLGLSLEGRLRPRHYAVKFIKENGLLKCDPSYYTVFKESDMTFKKKFIHPHKEAAPHLEKDYDAACKGEVPTNFRFT, from the coding sequence ATGCTCCTCCGGCTCCGGTGCTACATCCTCACCCAGCTCCTATCGTCTCCCTCCGCCTCTCCCGCCTCCCAGCTGCACCGCCTCTTCTCCGCCGCAGCGCCCGGCGCCTCCCCGAACCCTAGCTTCGCCGTGGAGGAGTACCTCGTCGCCACCTGCGGCCTCACCCGACCCCAGGCCCTCAAGGCCTCCGCCAAGCTCTCCCACCTCAGGTCCCCCGCCAATCCCGACGCCGTGCTCGCCTTCCTCGCCGGCCTCGGTCTCTCCGACGCCGATGTCGCCGCCCTCGTCGCCAGGGACCCGCAGTTCCTCTGCGCCAGCGTGGAGAGAACCCTGACGCCCGTAGCCGCAGGGCTCTCTGGCCTCGGCTTATCGCGTTCCGACATCGCGCGCCTCGCATCGCTCGCCGCCCACAAATTCCGCCAAAAATCTGTCCTCTCCAAGCTGCAGTACTACCTGCGCCTCTTCGGCACCTCCCACAACTTCCTCCGGGTGATGAAGTTCTCCAATATCCTCTCACACAGCATCGAGAGGGTGGTCAAGCCCAATGTCGCGTACCTGCGAGAGTGTGGGTTGCAGGATTGTGATATCGCCAAGTTTTGCATCCAAAGACCGAGGATGATCATCAGCAACCCGGAGCATGTTCAGGCAATGGTGGCGTGCGCTGAAAACATTGGTGTGCCCCGTGCCTCTGGGATGTTCAGGCACGCACTTCAGGCTGTTGCATTCCTCGGCGAGGAGGAGATCACAGTCAGGGTGGGGTACTTGAAGAGCACGTTCAGGTGGACGGATGCTGAGGTAGGCATGGCTGTTTCTAAGTTTCCACCGTTGCTGAGGGGGTCCGAGAAATCGCTGCAGCGCAGATTTGAGTTCCTCATCTCCGAGGTGGGTTTGGAATCGGCGTACATTGCTCAGCGACCCGTAATGCTAGGTCTCAGCCTAGAGGGCCGGCTCAGGCCCCGGCACTACGCTGTAAAGTTTATCAAGGAAAATGGATTGCTCAAGTGTGACCCAAGCTACTATACTGTTTTCAAGGAGTCCGACATGACATTCAAGAAGAAGTTCATACACCCTCATAAGGAAGCTGCACCGCACCTTGAAAAAGACTACGATGCTGCTTGTAAAGGGGAAGTGCCCACTAATTTCAGATTCACATAA
- the LOC125515465 gene encoding uncharacterized protein LOC125515465, whose product MLRLRLRHTVLSQLLSSSPASPISHLSRLFSAAAPAVSPNPSFAVEEYLVATCGLTRPQALKASAKLSHLKSPSKPDAVLAFLAGLGLSGADVAALVARDPLFLCAKVEKTLAPNVAELTGLGLSRSQIARLVSLPSVTFRCRSIVSTLEYLLPLFGSTENLLRALPRAGGSILSSNLERVVKPNVAFLRECGLGACDIARLCIPTPSPLSISTERIRTAMACIEGLGVPRGSRMFKHALQAVAFLSEEKITTKVEHLKKTFKWSDAEVGIALSKLPPVLMRSNQMLESKSEFLISEVGFEPAYIAHHPALLTYSLEGRIIPRYYVVKFLKENGLLDHNRSYYTVFIVMEKVFVEKYICPHKEVAPYLAEDYDAACRGEVPTRFKFT is encoded by the coding sequence AtgctccgcctccgcctccgccacACCGTCCTCTCCCAGCTTCTCTCGTCTTCCCCCGCCTCTCCCATCTCCCACCTCAGCCGCCTcttctccgccgccgcgcccgccgtCTCCCCGAACCCTAGCTTCGCGGTGGAGGAGTACCTCGTCGCCACCTGCGGCCTCACCCGACCGCAGGCCCTCAAGGCCTCCGCCAAGCTCTCCCACCTCAAGTCCCCTTCCAAGCCCGACGCCGTCCTCGCCTTCCTCGCCGGCCTCGGCCTCTCCGGCGCCGATGTCGCCGCCCTCGTCGCCAGGGACCCGCTGTTCCTCTGTGCCAAAGTGGAGAAAACCCTGGCACCCAATGTCGCGGAGCTCACCGGCCTCGGTCTCTCGCGTTCTCAGATCGCGCGCCTCGTCTCGCTCCCCAGTGTCACTTTCCGCTGCAGATCCATCGTCTCCACGCTGGAGTACTTATTGCCCCTCTTCGGCTCCACCGAGAACCTCCTTCGAGCCCTACCTCGAGCAGGTGGCTCCATTCTCTCGTCCAACCTCGAGCGGGTGGTCAAGCCCAATGTCGCCTTCCTGCGCGAGTGCGGGCTAGGTGCTTGTGATATTGCCAGGCTCTGCATACCTACACCATCGCCGCTCAGCATCAGCACGGAACGCATCCGGACAGCAATGGCGTGCATCGAAGGTCTTGGTGTACCCCGTGGATCTCGGATGTTCAAGCATGCTCTACAAGCTGTTGCATTCCTCAGCGAGGAGAAAATCACCACCAAAGTGGAGCACTTGAAGAAAACGTTCAAGTGGTCGGATGCCGAGGTGGGCATTGCTTTGTCCAAGCTTCCGCCTGTGTTGATGAGGTCTAACCAGATGCTGGAGAGCAAGTCAGAGTTCCTAATCTCTGAGGTTGGGTTTGAGCCAGCATACATTGCTCATCATCCGGCATTGCTCACGTACAGCCTGGAGGGCCGGATCATACCCCGGTACTATGTTGTAAAGTTTCTTAAGGAAAATGGACTGCTGGATCACAACCGGAGCTACTATACTGTATTCATTGTGATGGAGAAAGTATTCGTGGAGAAGTACATATGCCCTCACAAGGAAGTTGCACCATACCTTGCTGAAGACTATGATGCCGCTTGCAGAGGGGAAGTGCCGACTAGATTCAAATTTACATGA